TCCACAAGAATGCCGCATCGACTCCAACAAGGCGCATATTCTCGGGATCAGGCTGTAATAGCTTGTAACCCATGGTATCGAGGGTCCTGCCGTAGCCCAGGGAAAAACCTACGTTGTAGTTATCACGGCTCAACACGCCGCAGGAGATCCTGGCAGCGCTCATGTTGTTGCCCTTCGTGTACACAGGCATACCTGAGCCGGTTGTCTGCGTAGCCGAAATATCACCCCATGAGAAGTCCTTATATAGCCCGACTCCCCAGTCCCTGTCGTAGCCGAAGCCCTGAATCGCAAGGGTGCGAAGCAGCAGGGCATGGCTGTCCAGGTAAGAACCGAGCCCGAAAGCAGGACGGTTATGACCGGCCCAGACATAGGGTCCGCCATCGGGAGTCTTAACCTTAAAGTACGCGTTGTATACCTGCGGCTCCAACTGATAGCTATCGGCGCCATTGGTACCGTTGACTGTCACGGCAAAGCGTCCCTGCAGCGCGAAGCTTGCCCAGTCACCGGTTTCACCAGAGAAGCGTTGCAGGTAGTCGAAGCCTACGCTCGGCTTCTGCATCTCAGCGTCCGGGTTCTGAGAATAGTAGATAGTCTTCTTCTGCTCCGTGGAATAGCCGCCGATTCCCTGCGCCTCGAAGTAGAGAAGATGGTCAGAAGCGCACAGCGCAGTTGTGAGTGATAGAAAGGCCAGGCAGGTGGCCAGAATCCTACACATCGAAATTGTATCTGCCTCTGAAGATCACCTTCCCATCTTTGAGGATAGAAAGTCGTACTTCCCAATCCCCGGGCATTACGATATTTATGGGCAGAAGGTAGTCGCCTTTCTTGGAGACCGCGAAAGTCTTCTCTCCGGTCTCGTGCGCGCCTTTCATGGAAGGCATACCAGCATCTGCCTTTGCCTCAACGGAGGTGGTCTTTTTACCGTCTGCCGTGAAAATCTCGACCTTCATGATCACCGTGCCCAGCTTCGGTTTCTTGTCGAAGCCGTACGTCAGGTAGTAACCCCCTTCCATCGGGACCTTCTTGCCGGGTCCGGGCATGGAGGGGTATGTCGGAGCCTTATCGGCTGCTGGCACGCCGGTGGACGCGCCGGGTGGGTTTTTTGGCTCCGCCCCGGACAATAAAGAGGGGAAAACCGAGAAGGTTGATAATGACAACACCACTAAAGCACAAAGGAACAGTTTCATCTGACCACAACCTCCAATTGCTCTCGATGAGGAATAGACAAGTTCGGTAGGCGAGTAATATATGCATTTTCAAGCTAAAGGTCAATGGGGCGTAAAATGCTAGGCAATGTCAAAAATCATTGTGGCCCTGCAAAGTATAGTTTAACCAGCAAACACGAACGGCTATGCTGAAGAATAAAGCAACCGGGGAAGAAGGAAAGTCCTGTTTCGCAGGAAACGACCGGCCTGTATGAACGGGAACCTTCTGATGGTAAGAGAGTGGCGTTATGTGCCTTCGCGGGCCCTGCGGCCGCTCTCCGGGATCAGGAGGGCTACGACTGCCCATAGGATACCGGTAACCGCAAGAACAACCAGTGCGAGATTGAAGCTTCCGGTGGCATCAGCGATCCGGCCTGCGAGCCAGGGCCCCAGAAGTCCACCGATGTACCCGATGGACAGCACGGTACCGGTAGCAATACCCGCAAATTCGTTAGGCAGCAGTTCCAGGGGAAGCGCAAGTGTCATAGAAAAGGTGCCGCTCGTAGCAACGCCCACGAGCACCATCAAGGGCCAGCCAAGCGGGACAGGTATGTATATGGCAGCCCATGAGGTGAGGGCGAGAAGGAGTGCGGAGCCCCACATGAATGGTTTCCTCAACCCGACTTTGTACGACGCCCAGGGCATCAGGAAGATTACCGGAAAGCCCGCCCATCCCCTGCATGATGCCATCAATCCGGCCAACTCCGGAGACGCGCCTTTCATAATGAATATTGCCGGGCTCCATCCCGACCATATATAGAAATGGATATCGTTAAAAAAGAGTAGAAGAGCGATATACCACATATTCTTGTCTTTCCAGAGGGAATAGGAGGAGGTGTGCGTGCGCATTCTTTGCGCTGTCTGAGCAAGAGGGCTATTTGTGACGGGCGGGTCTTTGGCGACGAGCCACCACAGGACGGCCGCAGCCACTGAAGGGATGCTCCATATAACGAAGGTGCCCTGGATGCTGTTTGTCAGAGGATAGATAAGGGGCAGCGTAATTGCGAGCGCTACAGCACCGGCTGTGGTTATGCCGGTTGAATAGACCCCGGTTGCGAGACCCACCTTCTCCCGTGGAAACCACAGTCCCACAAGCTTGGGCAGGTTGGGGTAGATTATACTGAAGCCGACTCCGTAGATAATCGTGAAGATCATGAGCTCGCTAAAGCTCGTTGAGATCCCGCGCAATAGGCTTCCCGCTGCCATTACCACAGCGCCGATGCCGACAGCTTTTTGTGTACCGAGTCGGTCCGCGAGAAACCCGCTCGGTATGGCGAGCGCGATCAGCGCAGTAACCGGTACGGCAAAAAGCAGACCCACCGCAGCGTTGCCCACGAGGAGTTTCGCCGTAATGATATGAGCTATGGGCGGTATGCAGAGCATAGGCGCGTACATGGCAAAGCCCAGCAGCCAGGCGCATGCAACCATGAGCCAGGCATGCTCGAGGTGCCTGGGCTCAGACGCGGCCTGTGCCGGACCGGTTGTGAGAGAAGACTTACTCATCGGCAGGATTCCGCAACATGTATAATACGATGTTGCAGGAAAAGTAAACTATTTTGCAATGTGAAGCGCTGAAACCGGCTGAGGTGGGATGGGACGGGCAGGCAAGGGATGAAGCGTGGGCTTTGGCGGGGTGATTACGATCCGAACGTGATTGTGAACGTGGTGCCGTTTCCTCGATCGAGGCGGATTGTCCCGTTGAGCTGATCGACCAGCGAATTTATTAGTGTCAGCCCCAGGGATGGCGATTTTCTGAAATCTATCTCTTGCGGAAAGCCGATGCCGTTGTCGCTGACGATCAGTCTGACCTGCTTTGTTTCCGTTCTCTTCAGTTCAACCTTGATCTCTCCTGGTTGACCTTTCTGAAAGGCATGCTTCAGCGCGTTGGAGACCAGTTCATTAATAATGAGTCCACAGGGTATCGCCTCATTTATGCCCAGACTGATAGCTTCGAGATTGAGCCTGAGCCTGATGTGACCATCCTCAGGCAGGTAGGACTGCTGCAGGTCTGACACCAGATTCTTGGTGTACTTGCCCATGTCTACGCTGGCGAGATCGGGCGATGCGTACAGCCGCTCATGGATGAGAGCCATCGATTTGATGCGGGTCCGGCTCTCCTGAAGAGCGGAGACGGCCTCCGTGTGATCAGTTCTGGTCGATTGCAGATAGAGGAGGCTCGATATTATCTGGAGATTATTTTTTACACGA
The sequence above is drawn from the Syntrophorhabdales bacterium genome and encodes:
- a CDS encoding MFS transporter produces the protein MSKSSLTTGPAQAASEPRHLEHAWLMVACAWLLGFAMYAPMLCIPPIAHIITAKLLVGNAAVGLLFAVPVTALIALAIPSGFLADRLGTQKAVGIGAVVMAAGSLLRGISTSFSELMIFTIIYGVGFSIIYPNLPKLVGLWFPREKVGLATGVYSTGITTAGAVALAITLPLIYPLTNSIQGTFVIWSIPSVAAAVLWWLVAKDPPVTNSPLAQTAQRMRTHTSSYSLWKDKNMWYIALLLFFNDIHFYIWSGWSPAIFIMKGASPELAGLMASCRGWAGFPVIFLMPWASYKVGLRKPFMWGSALLLALTSWAAIYIPVPLGWPLMVLVGVATSGTFSMTLALPLELLPNEFAGIATGTVLSIGYIGGLLGPWLAGRIADATGSFNLALVVLAVTGILWAVVALLIPESGRRAREGT